The following are from one region of the Pygocentrus nattereri isolate fPygNat1 chromosome 20, fPygNat1.pri, whole genome shotgun sequence genome:
- the LOC108438708 gene encoding chemokine-like receptor 1: protein MVDVNFDLSSDYPDYNYTADNQTYEEVHTAHRQRPICSGEVFCMLLLVFNALIFVLGVVGNGVVIWIAGFKMKKSVNTTWYLSLALSDFIYCASLPFNTIYMATLDWTFGLFMCKFTSFVMFLNMFSSIFVLVVISMDRCVSVMFPVWAQNQRTISKASVMVILSWIVSAALSIPSVVYRDVQQHLGTSRCLNNYTTSQYSHATIAMSRFILGFVIPFLIIIICYSIIIVKLRSNQMAKSTKPFKVMTALIVAFFMCWMPYHTFVLIELNQSLSNTFLTLGLQIGSSTASANSFLNPILYVFMGNDFRRKFKSSILSKIENAMGEEGRTLSRYLSRSSSMDARASTHI, encoded by the coding sequence ATGGTGGATGTCAATTTTGACTTATCGAGTGATTACCCGGATTACAATTACACGGCAGATAACCAGACCTATGAAGAGGTACACACAGCTCACAGACAGCGCCCAATTTGTTCTGGAGAAGTATTCTGCATGCTTTTGCTGGTCTTCAATGCGCTCATTTTCGTGCTGGGGGTTGTGGGAAATGGTGTGGTCATCTGGATTGCTGGATTTAAGATGAAGAAGTCGGTCAACACCACCTGGTACCTAAGTCTGGCCTTGTCCGACTTCATATACTGTGCCAGTCTGCCCTTCAACACCATCTACATGGCTACCTTGGACTGGACTTTTGGCCTTTTCATGTGCAAGTTCACATCCTTCGTCATGTTCCTCAACATGTTCAGCAGCATCTTCGTCCTTGTGGTCATCAGCATGGATCGCTGTGTGTCGGTCATGTTTCCTGTGTGGGCGCAGAACCAGCGCACCATAAGCAAGGCTTCCGTTATGGTCATTCTCTCATGGATTGTCTCTGCGGCCCTGAGCATTCCATCAGTCGTTTACCGTGACGTTCAGCAGCACCTCGGCACAAGCCGGTGCCTCAATAACTATACCACGAGCCAGTACAGTCACGCGACTATTGCCATGAGTCGGTTCATTCTTGGGTTCGTCATCCCGTTCCTGATCATAATCATCTGCTACTCCATCATCATCGTCAAGCTGAGGAGCAATCAGATGGCCAAGTCCACCAAGCCATTCAAGGTCATGACGGCGCTCATCGTGGCCTTCTTCATGTGTTGGATGCCATATCACACATTCGTACTCATCGAGTTGAACCAAAGCCTCTCTAACACTTTCCTCACCCTAGGACTCCAAATCGGCTCCTCGACTGCCTCAGCCAACAGTTTCCTCAACCCCATTCTTTACGTATTCATGGGCAACGACTTCAGGCGGAAGTTCAAGAGTTCTATCCTATCAAAGATTGAGAATGCAATGGGTGAAGAAGGACGCACACTGAGCCGCTATCTGTCCCGCTCTAGCTCTATGGATGCCAGAGCTTCCACTCATATCTGA
- the LOC108438707 gene encoding chemokine-like receptor 1: MNSNPESDYEYDYSPTPSTTPATCTDALCVFLAIATVVIFVLGVAGNGLVIWMAGFKMKKSVNTTWYLSLAVSDFLFCSFLPISVAYMVKKDWVFGLFMCKFTSFILFLNMFSSIFLLVIISVDRCVVVMFPVWAQNKRTIRKAAAVVMLAWIIAAAFSSPLAVFRDIHYDAHEERNICYNNYTSDQQHAAVVFCRFVFGFLMPFLIIIFCYIVIIQKLKLNQSARSKKPIKIMTALIAAFLICWLPFHTFALMELNHHKYESILPTGLVIGATFASANSCLNPFLYAFMGKDFKRKCYALLSKIENAIEEEGRSTVRGTSITTSGEGRLSTVV; encoded by the coding sequence ATGAATTCAAACCCAGAGTCAGACTATGAATATGATTACTCTCCCACCCCGAGTACGACTCCAGCAACTTGCACGGATGCATTGTGTGTTTTCTTAGCAATAGCCACTGTGGTCATCTTTGTCCTGGGTGTCGCTGGAAATGGTTTGGTGATCTGGATGGCAGGGTTTAAGATGAAGAAGTCAGTCAACACCACCTGGTACCTGAGTCTGGCCGTATCTGACTTCCTGTTCTGCTCCTTCCTGCCCATCAGTGTGGCTTATATGGTCAAAAAGGACTGGGTCTTTGGACTCTTCATGTGCAAGTTCACTTCCTTCATCCTGTTCCTCAACATGTTCAGCAGCATCTTCCTCCTCGTCATCATCAGTGTGGACCGCTGTGTGGTCGTTATGTTTCCTGTGTGGGCTCAGAACAAGCGCACCATAAGAAAGGCCGCTGCGGTGGTCATGCTAGCCTGGATCATCGCAGCAGCGTTTAGTTCACCATTAGCTGTTTTCCGAGACATTCATTATGATGCACACGAGGAGAGAAATATCTGTTACAACAACTACACATCTGACCAGCAGCATGCTGCTGTGGTGTTCTGCCGCTTCGTTTTTGGGTTTCTGATGCCGTTCCTCATCATTATCTTCTGTTACATTGTCATCATACAAAAGTTGAAGCTCAACCAGTCGGCAAGGTCCAAAAAGCCAATCAAGATCATGACAGCACTGATTGCTGCTTTCCTCATTTGCTGGCTTCCTTTTCATACTTTTGCTTTGATGGAACTAAACCACCACAAATACGAGAGTATTCTCCCTACTGGATTGGTAATTGGCGCCACCTTTGCCAGTGCTAACAGCTGTCTGAACCCGTTTCTTTATGCATTCATGGGGAAGGACTTTAAGAGGAAATGTTACGCGCTTCTGTCAAAGATCGAGAACGCAATCGAGGAGGAGGGCAGGAGCACAGTCCGAGGAACATCCATTACCACGTCTGGAGAAGGCAGACTTTCAACTGTTGTTTGA